GGCTTCGCGCAAGCCGCGTCGGATAAACCGGACGGTTGCTGGCGTAATCGGTTCATCTTCCAGCACCAGCCAGTAGACTTCCGGTGCAGCGGTCTGCACCGGTGCTACCATGAGCCAGACCAGTAGGGGCCACATCGCAAGTGGATACCAGTTAACCTAAAGTTAATATAAGCGCATTCACACGGGAATCTGCGTACATTCCTCAAAACCCGGGGTTGAAGGACAGGGGTTGCTGGATATTTCCCCTGAGCGTTTGCCGGGTGAAACCCATTGGCAAAATCCTCGTTAGGGGAGCGGCCGGAAGGATCCGGTGCCCCGGTTCTGTCGTAAGACGAGACGTCAACGGTGACGTGGCCGAGTGGTTAGGCAGGGGCCTGCAAAGCCCCGTACGGCGGTTCGAATCCGCCCGTCACCTCTGCAATAGCCCCGGTGCAAAGTGACCGGGGCTTTTTTTGTGCTGTTCAAAAAGGCGCTTCGTCCGAAGGGCCAGAAGGCAGTACAATGTCGTCTGAAACGTCTGGCAACGGGTTAGGCTCTGGCTGGTAGAGCGTCAGGTTTTCAAAGCGAGCGTATTGGTTGATAAAGGCCAGGCGCACCGTGCCGGTCGGGCCGTTACGCTGCTTGCCGATGATGATCTCGGCAATGCCCTCCGTGGAGTTGCCGTTCTCGTCTACCGTGATGCCGTAGCGCTCAGGACGATAGATAAAAATCACCACGTCCGCATCCTGCTCGATACTTCCGCTTTCACGCAGATCGGAGAGCTGGGGGCGCTTGTCGCCTCCGCGCGTTTCGACAGCACGGCTGAGCTGGGAAAGGGCAACAACCGGCACGTTCAGCTCTTTGGCCAGCGCCTTGAGGGAACGGGAGATCTGGGCAATTTCCTGCTCGCGGTTGGCATTGCGGGGCATGTGCGAGGCCTGCATGAGCTGCAGATAGTCCACGATCACCAGCCCGATGTTGTGCTCGGCCTTCAGGCGACGGCATTTGGCGCGGAGTTCGAGCACGCTGAGCGCCGGGGTGTCGTCGATGAAGATCGGGGCATCTGAGAGGCGACCGGCGGCGCGGGCCAGTTGCCGCCAGTCTTCGTCGCGCAGCCGACCGGTCCGAGCAGCCTGGGCATCGACCCGGGCTTCAGCGGTCAGGAGGCGCTGCGCTAACTGATCAGCACCCATCTCCAGGGAAAAAATGGCTACGCCGGTCCCGTAATGTGGATGCAAGGCGGCGTTGCGAGCGCAGCTCAGCGCGAAGGCGGTTTTGCCCATCGAGGGACGGGCCGCAATGATGATCAGGTCGCCTCGCTGCCAGCCGCCCGTCAACGCGTCCAGTTGATGAAAGCCACTGGGCACGCCGGTGATGCCGCCCGGACGACCATGGATGGCTTCCAGCCGCTCCAGCGTCTCTTTAATGATTTCATTCATCGACCGGGCCGCCTTGCGCAGGTGCACGTCCGAGAGCCGAAAGATCTCGGCCTCTACTTCGTCCAGCAGCTCAAAAGCATCGGCTCCCGGGTCGTAGGCCCGGCCGACCAGGAGCGTCATGGTTTCAATCATGCGGCGCAGCAGCGCCTTTTCCGCAATGATCCGGGCGTGGTATTCGACGTTGGCAGCGGAAGCTACTCGGGTCGTCAGTTCGCTCAGGTAAACAGTATCGCCCGCCTGTTCCAACTCACCGGTGCGCCGCAGCTCTTCGGTAACCGTCAGTAGATCGACGCCACGATTCTGCTCAAACAATCGAATAATGGCTCGGAAAATGCGCTGATGACGGCCGTCGTAAAATGCTTCGGGCGTCAGAATCTCGAGGGCGCGGGGGATCGCCTCTGGCTCGATAAGCATGGCCCCCAGCACGGCCTGCTCTAGCTCGACAGCCTGAGGGGGCACGCGACCGGCCTGCTGGTGCAGCGCGTGAATCTGGGCCCGCGAGCGGCGGCGCCCTCCCATCAGCTTTTCCAGAGGATAGGGCGGTGCTTCCTCTTCACCAATGCTCAGCCGGGGACGTTCCTCAAATTCGGCCATCGGTTTGCTGCATTTTCAGGACGTTGCCATACCCATCAGCCGGTCATAGTGGGCGCGCAACAACTGGAGATCTTCCCAGGCCAGCCGTTTCCACTGGGGATTGCGAAGCAAGGCGGCCGGATGATAGGTCACGACCACCGGCAGCCCATAAAAGTCGTGTACCTTCCCGCGAAGGGTGCGCAGGGAACTATTCCGGTTCAGCAGGGCATTACCGGCAATCCGGCCCACACACAGGAGGATGCGGGGACGCACCAACACGATCTGTTTGTACAAAATAGGCAGGTGGGTTTCGATTTCGTCTGGCTGAGGATCCCGGTTATAGGGGGGACGGCTCTTCAGCACATTGGTAATGTAGACGTCGGCTCGCTCAAAGCCAATAGCTTTAAGCATTTTGTTGAGCAACTGGCCAGCGGGCCCTACAAACGGTTCGCCCTGGCGATCTTCTTCGGCTCCGGGCGCTTCGCCGATCACCATGAGGTCTGCCTCCGGGTTGCCGACCCCAAAGACCGGATGGGTGCGTCGCGCGTCGATAGGAATCAGGATAGTCTGGGCTACATAACGGGCCACCTCGTCAAGCGTTCGCATGGCCCGAAGGGGTGAGTCGGGCGGGATCAACGCTTCGATGCGGGTATAGGGATCCGCCGGCGCGGATTCGGCCGATGGCTGTGGCCGCCCAAACAGATCTCGCGAGGCAGGCGTAGAGG
The nucleotide sequence above comes from Rhodothermus profundi. Encoded proteins:
- a CDS encoding uracil-DNA glycosylase, yielding MMQEVLLAIREALRQERALLGPLGFWKIPTAMSASTSTPASRDLFGRPQPSAESAPADPYTRIEALIPPDSPLRAMRTLDEVARYVAQTILIPIDARRTHPVFGVGNPEADLMVIGEAPGAEEDRQGEPFVGPAGQLLNKMLKAIGFERADVYITNVLKSRPPYNRDPQPDEIETHLPILYKQIVLVRPRILLCVGRIAGNALLNRNSSLRTLRGKVHDFYGLPVVVTYHPAALLRNPQWKRLAWEDLQLLRAHYDRLMGMATS
- the dnaB gene encoding replicative DNA helicase, with the protein product MAEFEERPRLSIGEEEAPPYPLEKLMGGRRRSRAQIHALHQQAGRVPPQAVELEQAVLGAMLIEPEAIPRALEILTPEAFYDGRHQRIFRAIIRLFEQNRGVDLLTVTEELRRTGELEQAGDTVYLSELTTRVASAANVEYHARIIAEKALLRRMIETMTLLVGRAYDPGADAFELLDEVEAEIFRLSDVHLRKAARSMNEIIKETLERLEAIHGRPGGITGVPSGFHQLDALTGGWQRGDLIIIAARPSMGKTAFALSCARNAALHPHYGTGVAIFSLEMGADQLAQRLLTAEARVDAQAARTGRLRDEDWRQLARAAGRLSDAPIFIDDTPALSVLELRAKCRRLKAEHNIGLVIVDYLQLMQASHMPRNANREQEIAQISRSLKALAKELNVPVVALSQLSRAVETRGGDKRPQLSDLRESGSIEQDADVVIFIYRPERYGITVDENGNSTEGIAEIIIGKQRNGPTGTVRLAFINQYARFENLTLYQPEPNPLPDVSDDIVLPSGPSDEAPF